The Myxococcales bacterium genome includes the window TTGGCCCCAAATTCGCATTGTAGCTAGCCATGCCCTACCAGCCATCACGGATGTTCGGGCGGTTACCCGCGAAAAGGAAATGTATGGACCGCTTCTGTCGCCTCCGCTTCACACTCCCCCTGTTGCTATGTTTCACAGCGCTGGCCGCGTGCGGTAAGCCCAAATACAAGGGCGCCTACAAGCGCTACGAGAAGGCCTCGGTTGCCTGCTGCAACGGCCTGACCGACGAGGCGGCGCGCGCGCAATGCCTAGCCGAGCTGCCGCGGGTTGAACCCGCCTATGCCGAGACCGAGTCAGTCGACCGCGAGGCCCGGTGCTTCGAAGCCAACTTTCAATGCGACGGCGCCACCGGTCGTCCGACCACGGCCGCGGCGCAAAAAATCCACGATTGCATGACGGGGCACTAACTAGCAGGCTACGGCGCGGACGCAGGCGGCGAATCCGTCAACGGCGCCTGCTTAAGCTCAATCAAGCCGTCGTCGGAAGCCGGCGTCGGTTTTGGCTTGTTCGGTTTGCCCGGTGGCTTTTTCGGCGTGCTAGGAGGCACTGCTACTGGCGTGGCATCTGGGACGGTACTCGGCGCGGCATCGGAAATTGGCGCGAGCGCCGCATCCGGCGCCACGGACGGCGCCACGACGGGCGGTGGTTGAGTTGCCACAGGTGCCACATCAGCCGCAGCTGCCGGCGTTGGCGGCAACGCGGGTCCAACGGCGGCGTCTTGCGGCGCCTCAGGCGATAACGCCATAAACGCGATCGCGGCGACGGCGATCAGCGCCACCGCAACCGCGACCACCAAGGGCAACTTGGATTTTTGGCCCACCCTGCCCTCGCCGCCTCTCGGCTCTACCGCCGTCGCCGGGCGCGCGCCGTGATAACCGCCGGACGGTCCACCGCCGACTCCTGTCATGCCAGTCGACGAATGAAACATGGTGCCATGCTCATCTTCTGGAGCCAGTCCCGCCGCCGCGCGTACCGCCTGCGCCAATTCGACGATCGTCGAATACCGCTGATCGCGGTCTTTTGCGAGCGCCTTGGCGATGACGCCAGCGATGGCCGGTGGCGCGCCCGAGCCGGCAAGCGCGGCCGGCGAGACGGGCGGTGGCGGTGAGGTTAGGTGCTGCGTTAACACGCCCATGTAATTGTCAGATTCAAACGGCACCCGCGAGGTTACCAGCTGGTGCAAGATGCAACCCATCGCGTAGACGTCGACGCGATGATCGATTTGCTCGCCGCGCGCCTGCTCGGGCGCCATGTACTCCGGCGTGCCAAACAGCATGCCGGTGCGCGTAAGTTTTTTCTCGCCCTCGCCGAGCTCGGTCAGCTTGGCGATGCCAAAATCGAGCAGCTTGACCCAATCGTTGCGCCCGTTGCGCTCAACGACATAAATATTTTCGGGTTTGAGATCGCGATGCACAATCCCTTGTTTGTGCGCCGCCGCCAACGCCGAGCAAACTTGCAAAAAGATCGAAAGCGAGCGATCCCACGGCAGATAGGTGCCGTCGACCTTGGCGCGCCCAACCTCATGATGCAGGTCGTGGCCCGACAAGAGCTCCATGGCAAAAAACACGATGCCGTCGGACGTCGCGCCGAAGTCCGAGATGTCGATGACGTTTTCGTGGCGGATTTTCGAAGCGGCGCGCGCCTCTTGCATGAAGCGCTGCACCAGCTCAGGCTTGCGCGCAAACTCGCCGTGGAGCACCTTAAGCGCCACCGCTTTTTCGAGGAGCACGTGTTGGCAGAGGTAGACCGCGCCCATGCCGCCTTCGCCGAGTTTTTTCTCGACGTAATATTTGCCGACCAGCGTTTGCCCGAGCAGCGGATCGTCAACGGCAACG containing:
- a CDS encoding serine/threonine protein kinase; this translates as MTVDEKKTQLGMPNAAGPGASGDASSGRAAAAAAAQAAVHSYLPGVAVDDPLLGQTLVGKYYVEKKLGEGGMGAVYLCQHVLLEKAVALKVLHGEFARKPELVQRFMQEARAASKIRHENVIDISDFGATSDGIVFFAMELLSGHDLHHEVGRAKVDGTYLPWDRSLSIFLQVCSALAAAHKQGIVHRDLKPENIYVVERNGRNDWVKLLDFGIAKLTELGEGEKKLTRTGMLFGTPEYMAPEQARGEQIDHRVDVYAMGCILHQLVTSRVPFESDNYMGVLTQHLTSPPPPVSPAALAGSGAPPAIAGVIAKALAKDRDQRYSTIVELAQAVRAAAGLAPEDEHGTMFHSSTGMTGVGGGPSGGYHGARPATAVEPRGGEGRVGQKSKLPLVVAVAVALIAVAAIAFMALSPEAPQDAAVGPALPPTPAAAADVAPVATQPPPVVAPSVAPDAALAPISDAAPSTVPDATPVAVPPSTPKKPPGKPNKPKPTPASDDGLIELKQAPLTDSPPASAP